DNA sequence from the Selenomonas timonae genome:
TGCCCAGCCCCGGCACGGGACAGGGGAAGATGTCGCCCTCACAGCCGATCTGCATGAAATAGAAAGACTGGGCGCAAACTTTGCGGTTCACATCAAGTTCTTCACCGTAGAAATTTTTTGAACCATCGACGATCTCGCGGAGTCCGTCCATCTGCTGCTGCATGACGACGAGGTGTTCGATGTAGATGCGATCGGCAAAGGGGCTGAAGATCTCGAAGAACTTTTCTTCGTTCTCCTTTGTCCCCAGTGTCGCGTCGATTGCCTTGATGTAAATCTGGACGTTCCCCTTGTGCTCGTAGAGGTATTTCAGATTCTCGAGATAGCGTTCAAAGTCGATGCGGATGCCGCACGTCTCCTCATACCCCGCCGCATCAAGCCCCTGCACAGAGATATTGATGTTCGTGATGCCCGCCTCAACGAGCGCTCGACTCTTCTCAGGCGTCAGCAGCAGGCCGTTCGTGATGACCTCGACGCGCCCTGCAATCTGCGCCTCCACCACCATGCGCACGTACTCCGGCAGACGCGGGTTCATCAGCGGCTCGCCAAGTCCCGAGAAGACGATGCGCTTGACGCCGTCCTGCGGAAATTCCTTGAGTTCGCGGATGATCTTCTCGAAGAAGCTCTCGTCCATATGCTGCATACGATGTCCGAGGGCACGGAATTCGCCGCCCTCCTCGTCACGAGTGGAGTGAATGCAGTAGAAGCATTTGAAATTGCAGTATTTCGTCTGCTCGATATAGACGGTGAAGGGGCTTGCAAGAGGGATGATCTCCGCGAGCTTTTTTCTCTTTGTATCGTAGTTTGGCTTGATCTCTGCCATTGCTCTTTGCTCTCCTAACGGCGTTCCTTCGCCAGAGGGTCAGGGAACGGCATACACGACCGTTTCCAGTCCCATGAATTGATAGTTGCGGATGTAGAGGCGGTAGCCCTCATAGAGTTCCCTGATCTGCAGGGGAATCTCCCACAGATGTGAAATATCGTGATAGACGCAGATCGCGAGCTGCGGATGATATGCTTGAACCAGCTCCCGTGCCCCTCTGAGCGCACGCGGCTCCATACCCTCGATGTCCATCTTGATCATCGTCGGCGCAAAGCCACGCAGCACGGCGTCGAGCGGTGCGCAGGGGAGTACCGCCGTGCCCGTCGGGTCTGCCTTTGCCGCAGAGCGTCCGTCCGAGACCTCCATAAAATGCAGCTGCTCATAGCAATCCGATGCCCCGAGCGGCAGAATATGTGCCTCGTGAATTCCCTGCTGCGCGACGATATAGGTCTGAATCCCTGCGCAGAGATCCCCCTGCGGCTCGAGCGCCGCATACGCCTCGATCTCTCTGCCGCTCCCGAGGATGCTGCGCAGGGTATCGCCGTCGTAGGCACCGCAGTCAATCAGGCGACGGTAGTCCATCTCCTCCGGCACATCCGCCGCGAGATACTGCCCCTCGATGGGCAGCGGCTGCGGGAAGCGCGTGACATCGTGCGCGTGATAGCCGGACAATGCGGCGAGAAGGAAATCGCGCTCCTCCTCAGTCGAAAACAGTTCATATGCCGCGCGTATCTTCTCTGCATCGCGCGGCAGATTGATGGGGTCGTACGAGCCGATAAACATATGCGAGAGGAAGCTACGGCTCTTGATTGCCTGCCAGTCAATCTCATGTAGAGCGTAGATATGCCGAAAACCGATTCCCGCAAGGGAGCGGCGTATGGCTCTGTCCTGCATCCGACCAAAGAGTCCCGCAAGGATTACAACGCTGTCCTTGCAGTGTGGAGCCAGCTCCGGCGCATCCGGTGCATAGACCGGTGCGGACGTGCTACATCGCGCAGCATTCCGGTCGATAAAGCCATGCGGCTCGATGCCGTTACCGACAAGGCACGCATAGAGTTTCTTCCCAAGATTCCCCGCCCCGTAGAGGAGCAGCGGCTGTGCCTGAAAAGCAGAAAATCCATGCCGCGCGGGTGTCTCATGGAGGGATGTAAAAAACTGTTCGAGTTTATGCAGATCCGCAGGCGATTTCATACGCTCTTCCTCAATACAACGGCATACTGGGTCATCAGCGCGTCAAAGCGCTCCTCCGAGAATATTTCACGCACATAGGAATTGTTCCGGTATTCCTCCATCGCTCTCAGCTGTGCAAAGAAATTTTCTCTCAGATCATACACCTCTTCCATATAGGGATATATATCCATAACATAAGGCAGCATTGCAAGTTTCTCTGTCAATCCTGACAATCCCTGCGCAAGCGCCTGTGGCTCACTCTGCATGGCATTGGCAACTGCTTGCAGATCATATGGGATGTCATAATTGCGTGCCTTAAAAACCAATGTGCCATGCTCTGCCAAATGCGCTGCAGCAGCCTGAATCACGGAAAAGGGATCCTCATAGCGATCCACATATTCTCCGATGATAATATAGTCATACCGTTCATTACCAATCTTATCAGACAGTCTGTCAATATCTCCGCAGAGAACTCCATCATCACAAAATGACGATAAATCTTGCCAATACTTCGGATCGGTGGTATATGCCGTCAACCGCGTACTCCCAAAGCCGTCACTACGCAAAGTATTCCGTATCTCGAGAAGCGGTGTTCCGCAGCGCACATCAATACCAAGAGCGCGAACATTCTCCTTCATTGCTATTTTTTCAAAAAGGACTCTTTGCAAAAACACTTCGAAGTTGATAACATCATCCCAAGCATCTATTCCATTATATTTCAATCGAAACAGAATACGCCCCTTCTCAATATTCATAGCATATTGTTTTGGGTCTGCCCTACCAATGCTGCTTCCTTCATGATGGACGAATACATCACCGCACAGAACAATTCGATATCCCAGCCGTCGATAGGTAAATGAGACATCATCATCCGCAAAATCGTAGACAAAGGCATAGTCGGCTTCGTAACATTCGCGCAGAGAGGTGCGAATCACGCACACAGTTGGGATCAGGCGCAGGCGGTCATGCCACTTTCGCGGGTCGGATACATTAAAAGCCGCTGCTTTCTCCTGCATATCTGCAAAGTTGGAATATCCCAAGTCAACACTCTGCTTATTTGTCACATTGTCCGACATGGGCACAACAAATCCGATACGCTCATCCGACTCCATACAGATAAGCATATTCTTCAACCAATTCTTTGTTACAAGAATATCATTCGGCAGACCTACAAAATATTTTCCGCGCAGAAAGCGACCCTGCGTCGCATACTTCGCCGCGCTGTAGGCATAAAACGCCCCGATGTTCTTCGTGATTCGATAAATGCGTTTACGTGGATGCGGAATACTTTGAAAGAACTCGAACGTCCCATCTGTAGAGCCATTATCCACTAAGATCAGCTCATAGTCAATCCCCGATGTATACCGCAGAAGCGCAGCAATCGCAGGCTTCGTATAATCCTCCAGATGATTGAACGCCTGAAAGTAGATGCTCACGAGAGGATCATCCACTGCTGCAACACTAGCGACACTCTTCTCGCGGTTCGCATAGGGATCCAATACATCGCCATATACGATCGGCTCTTTTTCATCCGAATGGATAACCGTGATATCTTCCTTCTGCAATCTTGTTATCATACCATATCTCCGTATTTTATCATATAGGCTGTTGCGTAATGCAGACAGCAATTTCATCTCCCGTGAGAAGTCGCTGAACGCGCGTTTTCTCATCATCCTCGACGTGGAGAAGCTGCCCCGTCATTTCGGCAAAATCTTCTAGGCCCTCGAAGATATGCCCCACTCTCATATATCCCACACGTACAAAGGACGGAGAGAACTGCGTCTCCAACGCTTCGACGAGGTGCGGCGTCGGAAGTATGCGCTGTCCTTCGAGAGAGATGATCACAGGGCGGGCGAGATATGGAAGCTCATTCGTCAGACTCTCCATCGTATGCGTAAAGCTGTTGAAATTGTGCCATGTGGCATAGAGAAAGCCGCGTGCGCGCAAATGTCTGTGACAGATCTGAAAGAAAGGAATGATATGGGATATATCAAGGTTGTTCAGCGGCGCGCCAACGATGATCATATCATAACTCTCGTTCAGCTCCTCCTCAAGACAGTCAATCGAGGACAGGCAGCGCACATTGTCCGCCATATGCTGTGCGTCCACTAGGTAGCGCACATCCGTCACGATGACGTCAATGATGGACTCCTGCCGCCGTTGACGGAGATGATTGCGGACGGCGAGCACTCCCTCGCCGAAGAGCGGCTCGATGATGAGAACGCGCTCCACTGATCGAACATCGTGCAGACCCTTTAGAAATTCACCTAGAAAAGGCAAGTGTCCGCGCGATTCCCACGGATCGACCGTCCATTTGCTGCGGAAGACGGGGCGCATGGATACGATGCTCTTATATTTGCCGCGCTTCGTGCGAACCTCGTTCAACGTCATCCCGCCGAAATGATGAACAAAGGTATCCTTTGCAAGGATTTGACGAAATCCAGAGCGACGCAGCATTGCCGAGAAGTCATCATCCTCAAAGTCACACATAACATAGCGATAATCCGCACGGATCTCAGGCACGTCGAAAAGATTTGGCACAACGCTCACGAATGGCATGAGAACTGCTCTCTCCTCCCAGAGGAGAGAGTTCGATACATTGTAATGCGCAGCAAACTGCTCCATCTCCCCCATCGCCTCAAAGGTATTCTCATAGTCCACAGGAATGCCCTGATAGTTGGCAATACAGCCTGCGTTGCAAGTCGGAACGACCCAGAACACATCCTGCTCCGCCGCATGAACGGCAAGGAGATTCTCGAGCCAATGAGGTGTCGCAACGGCATCGTTCGAGAAATAGACGACGTATTCCCCCTCGACAATGTGGCGTGCAATGCCCCAGCCGAGATGATTGTAGACATTGTGTTTCAGATTGATCTTCTTCTCGTGCGGCAGGCTGTTGAAATACTCCTCCGTCTCATCAGACGAGCCATCGTTGATCGTGATGAGCTCGATATCCCCGCGCAAAAAGTCCGTATGACGGAAGAGGCTCTCGATGGCACAGCGCGAAAACTCCACCTTGTTATAGGCAGGTACGATGATCGAGATGCGATATTTGAAATCTGTTCGGCGCGGGCGTTTGCGTGCCGCCTCAAATGCCGCAAGTGTCTGCGCCAGATACTCCTCTTCTCGCTCAGGGTGGCGCAGTATGTTATATTCCAGATCAAGCTGATAGTGCAGGTCGAGAAAGAGCGGTCGTACTTCGTAGGAGAAGTACGACCGTGCCTCTTCTGACGTTTCAGCCGCCAGTGCCTTCTCGGCAGAATGCGCTGCATTCAATGCATAGCGACGACATTTTTCGATCAGAGTGCCTTCCTCTCCCGCCAGATACTCTGCGACAGAATCCATTGCCGCTGCAAAATCCGTCAAGACCTGCTGTGCAGGTACCGTCAGCACACCATTTTCATGCAGGACAGCGCCGACATAGTCGACCGCTTCCTGCGCCGCCTCCATGATCTCTTCATACCACTGCATAGTCTTCCTCTTTTCGCACCCCTGCAATCACATCCATACGATAATGTATCCCTTATATTATCGTCAAAATCTCACATTTCCTAAAGAAAAGGCGCTGCCGCATTCTCATTCATGCAGCAACGCCTCCGTCATTGTTTCTATTTATTCCACTGCGTCACATTGAATTTCGGCTCTGTGCTCGGAACGGGCGCAGGACGCTCCTCGGCGGCGCGCTCTGCTTCCTCGCTCGTCTGCGTAGAGTCGTCGATCACGACATCAACGGGAATCATCGCAGGTTTGCCGGTATCATCCGTATCGTCGTCATCCTTGCTCTTATCGCTGATCTCCCCCTTCGTCATCAGCTCCTCGAGCTCGCTTGCATTCAACGTCTCACGCTCGAGCAGTGCGTTCGCAATCAAATCGAGCTTCTCGCGGTTCTCCGTGATGATGACGCGGCACGCTTCGTACGCCTCTTCGATGTAACGGCGCACCTCGCGGTCGATCTCGCCCGCGACCTCCTCGGAATAGTTACGGTCGCGGTTGAAGTCACGCCCGAGGAAGACCTGATGGTTCTCCTCACCGTAGGCGATGGGGCCAATGGTATCGCTCATGCCGTACTGCATAATCATGCTGCGGATGATCTGCGTCGCCTGCTGGATGTCGCTCGATGCACCCGTACTGATCTCACCGAGCACGACCTCCTCTGCAACACGCCCGCCGAGCGCGACCTTGATGCGGTCGAACAGCTCCGAACGCGTGCGGTAGGAGCGATCCTCCTTCGGCAGGGAGAGCATATAGCCGCCCGCACGCCCGCGCGGAATGATTGTGACCTTGTGCACGGGATCGGCGTGCTCGAGCAGCAGACCGACAAGGGTGTGACCGCCCTCATGGTATGCCGTGAGTCGCTTCTCCTCGTCCGTCATGACGTGGGATTTGCGCTCGGGGCCTGCCAGCACGCGCTCGATCGCCTCCTCCATCTCCGCCATGTAGATCTTCTTCTTGTCGCGGCGCGCAGCAAGGAGCGCCGCCTCGTTCACGAGGTTGCTGAGATCCGCGCCCGTAAAACCGGGCGTACGGCGCGCAAGCACGTCCAGATTCACATCATCCGCGATTGGCTTGCCCTTCGTATGCACCTTGAGGATCGCCTCGCGCCCGCGCACGTCGGGCTTGTCCACGACGATCTGGCGGTCGAAGCGACCGGGGCGCAGGAGCGCGGGGTCAAGCACATCGGGGCGGTTCGTCGCCGCGATGATGATGATGCCCTCGTTCGATGCGAAGCCATCCATCTCGACGAGCAGCTGGTTCAGCGTCTGCTCGCGCTCGTCATGTCCACCGCCGAGCCCTGCCCCGCGCTGACGACCGACGGCGTCGATCTCGTCGATGAAGACAATACACGGCGCGGCTTTCTTTGCCTGCTCGAAGAGATCGCGCACGCGTGAAGCACCGACGCCGACGAACATCTCGACGAAGTCGGAGCCGCTGATTGTGAAGAACTGCACGCCCGCCTCGCCGGCAACCGCCTTTGCGAGGAGGGTCTTACCCGTGCCCGGAGGGCCGAAGAGCAGGACGCCCTTCGGGATGCGCGCACCGAGGTCGTTGAATTTTTCGGGGGTCTTAAGGAATTCCACGACCTCCTCAAGCTCCTGCTTCGCCTCGTCCGCACCCGCGACATCGGCAAACGTCACCTTTTTCTTGTCGCTCACCATGAGCCGCACGCGCGACTTGCCGAAGTTCATCATGCGGCCGCCGCCCATCTGTGACTGCTGCATAATGAAGAACCAGAAACCGATGAGAATCGCAATCGGGATGAGTGAGGTGAGCATCGTCTGCCACCACGGCGGCTCGGGCGGATTCTCCGCTGAGATATTGATCCCCTTGTCCGAAAGGCGCTTGTAGAGATCCTGATCGCTGTTCGGTGCATCGGGCGCAATCGTCGTGAACTCTGTCCCGTCCGTCAGCGTGCCGCGGATGTTGTTCTGTACGATGACGACCTTGTCGACCTCGCCCG
Encoded proteins:
- a CDS encoding FkbM family methyltransferase → MKSPADLHKLEQFFTSLHETPARHGFSAFQAQPLLLYGAGNLGKKLYACLVGNGIEPHGFIDRNAARCSTSAPVYAPDAPELAPHCKDSVVILAGLFGRMQDRAIRRSLAGIGFRHIYALHEIDWQAIKSRSFLSHMFIGSYDPINLPRDAEKIRAAYELFSTEEERDFLLAALSGYHAHDVTRFPQPLPIEGQYLAADVPEEMDYRRLIDCGAYDGDTLRSILGSGREIEAYAALEPQGDLCAGIQTYIVAQQGIHEAHILPLGASDCYEQLHFMEVSDGRSAAKADPTGTAVLPCAPLDAVLRGFAPTMIKMDIEGMEPRALRGARELVQAYHPQLAICVYHDISHLWEIPLQIRELYEGYRLYIRNYQFMGLETVVYAVP
- a CDS encoding radical SAM/SPASM domain-containing protein, producing MAEIKPNYDTKRKKLAEIIPLASPFTVYIEQTKYCNFKCFYCIHSTRDEEGGEFRALGHRMQHMDESFFEKIIRELKEFPQDGVKRIVFSGLGEPLMNPRLPEYVRMVVEAQIAGRVEVITNGLLLTPEKSRALVEAGITNINISVQGLDAAGYEETCGIRIDFERYLENLKYLYEHKGNVQIYIKAIDATLGTKENEEKFFEIFSPFADRIYIEHLVVMQQQMDGLREIVDGSKNFYGEELDVNRKVCAQSFYFMQIGCEGDIFPCPVPGLGKNLSMGNAKEHTLTEIWNGSRRRGFLRKMLKKEKDQIPDCATCTCFNAINNPMEQLDDDAERLLPLFAD
- a CDS encoding glycosyltransferase, coding for MITRLQKEDITVIHSDEKEPIVYGDVLDPYANREKSVASVAAVDDPLVSIYFQAFNHLEDYTKPAIAALLRYTSGIDYELILVDNGSTDGTFEFFQSIPHPRKRIYRITKNIGAFYAYSAAKYATQGRFLRGKYFVGLPNDILVTKNWLKNMLICMESDERIGFVVPMSDNVTNKQSVDLGYSNFADMQEKAAAFNVSDPRKWHDRLRLIPTVCVIRTSLRECYEADYAFVYDFADDDVSFTYRRLGYRIVLCGDVFVHHEGSSIGRADPKQYAMNIEKGRILFRLKYNGIDAWDDVINFEVFLQRVLFEKIAMKENVRALGIDVRCGTPLLEIRNTLRSDGFGSTRLTAYTTDPKYWQDLSSFCDDGVLCGDIDRLSDKIGNERYDYIIIGEYVDRYEDPFSVIQAAAAHLAEHGTLVFKARNYDIPYDLQAVANAMQSEPQALAQGLSGLTEKLAMLPYVMDIYPYMEEVYDLRENFFAQLRAMEEYRNNSYVREIFSEERFDALMTQYAVVLRKSV
- a CDS encoding glycosyltransferase family 2 protein; translation: MQWYEEIMEAAQEAVDYVGAVLHENGVLTVPAQQVLTDFAAAMDSVAEYLAGEEGTLIEKCRRYALNAAHSAEKALAAETSEEARSYFSYEVRPLFLDLHYQLDLEYNILRHPEREEEYLAQTLAAFEAARKRPRRTDFKYRISIIVPAYNKVEFSRCAIESLFRHTDFLRGDIELITINDGSSDETEEYFNSLPHEKKINLKHNVYNHLGWGIARHIVEGEYVVYFSNDAVATPHWLENLLAVHAAEQDVFWVVPTCNAGCIANYQGIPVDYENTFEAMGEMEQFAAHYNVSNSLLWEERAVLMPFVSVVPNLFDVPEIRADYRYVMCDFEDDDFSAMLRRSGFRQILAKDTFVHHFGGMTLNEVRTKRGKYKSIVSMRPVFRSKWTVDPWESRGHLPFLGEFLKGLHDVRSVERVLIIEPLFGEGVLAVRNHLRQRRQESIIDVIVTDVRYLVDAQHMADNVRCLSSIDCLEEELNESYDMIIVGAPLNNLDISHIIPFFQICHRHLRARGFLYATWHNFNSFTHTMESLTNELPYLARPVIISLEGQRILPTPHLVEALETQFSPSFVRVGYMRVGHIFEGLEDFAEMTGQLLHVEDDEKTRVQRLLTGDEIAVCITQQPI
- the ftsH gene encoding ATP-dependent zinc metalloprotease FtsH codes for the protein MNQSILRNLAFYALMFFVVWTVADYMSGSHQAPQATALGYSDFNAKVQSGEVDKVVIVQNNIRGTLTDGTEFTTIAPDAPNSDQDLYKRLSDKGINISAENPPEPPWWQTMLTSLIPIAILIGFWFFIMQQSQMGGGRMMNFGKSRVRLMVSDKKKVTFADVAGADEAKQELEEVVEFLKTPEKFNDLGARIPKGVLLFGPPGTGKTLLAKAVAGEAGVQFFTISGSDFVEMFVGVGASRVRDLFEQAKKAAPCIVFIDEIDAVGRQRGAGLGGGHDEREQTLNQLLVEMDGFASNEGIIIIAATNRPDVLDPALLRPGRFDRQIVVDKPDVRGREAILKVHTKGKPIADDVNLDVLARRTPGFTGADLSNLVNEAALLAARRDKKKIYMAEMEEAIERVLAGPERKSHVMTDEEKRLTAYHEGGHTLVGLLLEHADPVHKVTIIPRGRAGGYMLSLPKEDRSYRTRSELFDRIKVALGGRVAEEVVLGEISTGASSDIQQATQIIRSMIMQYGMSDTIGPIAYGEENHQVFLGRDFNRDRNYSEEVAGEIDREVRRYIEEAYEACRVIITENREKLDLIANALLERETLNASELEELMTKGEISDKSKDDDDTDDTGKPAMIPVDVVIDDSTQTSEEAERAAEERPAPVPSTEPKFNVTQWNK